The Pseudomonas fluorescens genome includes a window with the following:
- the trxB gene encoding thioredoxin-disulfide reductase, with protein MSEVRHSRVIILGSGPAGYSAAVYAARANLKPLLITGMQAGGQLTTTTEVDNWPGDVHGLTGPALMERMKEHAERFETEIVFDHINAVDFAAKPYTLTGDSATYTCDALIIATGASARYLGLPSEETFMGKGVSACATCDGFFYRNKPVAVVGGGNTAVEEALYLANIASTVTLIHRRETFRAEKILIDKLNARVAEGKIILKLNATLDEVLGDNMGVTGARLKNNDGSFDEIKVDGVFIAIGHTPNTSLFEGQLELKDGYLVVKGGRDGNATATSVEGIFAAGDVADHVYRQAITSAGAGCMAALDTERYLDGLQNASF; from the coding sequence ATGTCTGAAGTGCGTCATTCGCGAGTGATTATTCTCGGTTCCGGCCCTGCCGGTTACAGCGCTGCGGTTTATGCGGCCCGCGCCAACCTCAAGCCACTGCTGATCACCGGCATGCAGGCCGGCGGTCAATTGACCACCACCACCGAAGTCGATAACTGGCCGGGCGATGTCCATGGCCTGACCGGCCCGGCCTTGATGGAGCGCATGAAGGAACACGCCGAGCGCTTCGAGACCGAGATCGTTTTCGACCACATCAATGCCGTGGACTTCGCCGCCAAGCCATACACCCTGACTGGCGACAGCGCGACCTACACCTGCGATGCCTTGATCATTGCCACCGGTGCCAGCGCTCGTTACCTGGGCCTGCCGTCGGAAGAAACCTTCATGGGCAAAGGTGTTTCCGCCTGCGCCACTTGCGACGGTTTCTTCTACCGCAACAAGCCTGTGGCGGTGGTCGGTGGTGGCAACACTGCGGTCGAGGAAGCACTGTACCTGGCCAACATCGCCAGCACGGTCACCCTGATCCACCGTCGCGAGACTTTCCGCGCCGAGAAGATCCTGATCGACAAGCTCAATGCCCGCGTCGCCGAAGGCAAGATCATTCTCAAGCTCAACGCGACCCTGGACGAAGTGCTGGGTGACAACATGGGCGTGACCGGTGCCCGCCTGAAGAACAACGACGGCAGCTTCGACGAGATCAAGGTTGACGGTGTCTTCATCGCCATCGGCCATACCCCGAACACCTCGCTGTTCGAAGGCCAGCTGGAACTCAAGGACGGCTACCTGGTGGTCAAGGGCGGCCGCGACGGCAATGCCACCGCCACCAGCGTCGAAGGTATCTTCGCGGCCGGAGACGTGGCCGACCACGTCTACCGCCAGGCGATCACCTCGGCCGGTGCCGGTTGCATGGCAGCCCTGGACACCGAGCGCTACCTGGATGGCCTGCAGAACGCTTCGTTCTGA
- a CDS encoding HopJ type III effector protein, which produces MPDLNTLRTRLKSGEHAFADTLAFIAAGYDYQPQAFNNGGVQNAAGQNEGSCKTLGLALLEGLSDEEALLAFGEHYRSVLATPDGNDHGNIRALMTHGLAGVKFEAPPLQRR; this is translated from the coding sequence ATGCCTGATCTCAATACCCTGCGTACCCGTCTTAAAAGCGGCGAACATGCCTTCGCCGACACCCTGGCCTTTATCGCCGCCGGTTACGACTACCAGCCCCAGGCCTTCAACAACGGTGGCGTGCAAAACGCCGCGGGGCAGAACGAAGGATCCTGCAAGACGCTGGGCCTGGCGCTGCTTGAGGGCTTGAGCGATGAAGAAGCGCTGCTGGCGTTTGGCGAACACTACCGTTCGGTGCTGGCCACGCCTGACGGCAACGATCACGGTAATATCCGCGCGCTGATGACCCATGGGTTGGCCGGGGTGAAGTTCGAGGCGCCGCCGCTGCAACGGCGCTGA
- a CDS encoding glutathione peroxidase — protein sequence MSAFHDLKLKALDGQELALAPFKGQVVLVVNVASKCGLTPQYAALENLYQQYKAKGFSVLGLPCNQFAGQEPGTEQEIQDFCSLNYGVTFPLSSKLDVNGHDRHQLYRLLAGEGAEFPGDITWNFEKFLLGKDGRVLARFSPRTAPDDPTVIQAIEKALG from the coding sequence ATGAGTGCTTTCCACGACCTTAAACTCAAAGCCCTGGATGGTCAGGAGCTTGCTCTGGCGCCGTTCAAGGGGCAAGTCGTGCTGGTGGTCAACGTCGCCTCCAAATGTGGCCTGACGCCTCAATACGCGGCGCTGGAAAACCTCTATCAGCAATACAAGGCCAAGGGCTTCAGCGTGCTGGGCCTGCCTTGCAATCAGTTCGCCGGGCAGGAACCGGGAACCGAGCAGGAAATCCAGGACTTTTGCAGCCTCAACTACGGCGTGACGTTCCCGCTGTCCAGCAAGCTGGACGTGAACGGCCATGATCGTCACCAGTTGTACCGCCTGCTGGCGGGCGAGGGGGCCGAGTTTCCCGGGGACATTACCTGGAACTTCGAAAAATTCCTGCTCGGCAAGGACGGCCGGGTGCTGGCGCGTTTCTCGCCGCGCACGGCGCCGGATGACCCCACGGTGATCCAGGCGATCGAAAAAGCGTTGGGTTGA
- a CDS encoding antibiotic biosynthesis monooxygenase: MSTSPVTLMVARRVAHGRYQDLIAWLREGEQLATDFPGYLGSGVLAPPPQDDEFQIIFRFADEQTLYAWEHSASRTAWLGRGSDLFAHPSEHRVRGIDGWFGAVGQRPPRWKQAVAIWLAFFPVSLLFNFLLGPLLGELGLLSRVFISTLILTPLMVYLFIPMSTHLLANWLNGAPQRTLPATQNH, from the coding sequence ATGTCTACCTCACCCGTCACCCTGATGGTTGCCCGCCGCGTCGCCCATGGACGCTATCAGGATCTGATCGCCTGGTTGCGCGAAGGCGAACAACTGGCAACCGATTTTCCCGGCTACCTGGGCTCAGGCGTGCTCGCGCCACCGCCCCAGGACGATGAATTCCAGATCATCTTCCGTTTTGCCGACGAGCAGACGCTGTACGCCTGGGAACACTCTGCCTCCCGCACGGCCTGGCTGGGACGGGGCAGCGATCTGTTTGCCCATCCCTCCGAACACCGCGTGCGTGGCATCGATGGCTGGTTCGGCGCGGTCGGTCAGCGTCCGCCACGCTGGAAACAGGCCGTGGCCATCTGGCTGGCGTTTTTTCCCGTCTCGCTGTTGTTCAATTTCCTGTTGGGGCCGCTGCTGGGCGAACTGGGCCTGTTGAGCCGCGTGTTTATCAGTACGCTGATCCTGACGCCACTGATGGTCTACCTGTTTATTCCGATGTCGACCCATCTGCTGGCGAACTGGCTCAACGGCGCGCCACAGCGGACGTTGCCGGCTACGCAGAATCATTGA
- a CDS encoding glycosyltransferase family 4 protein, with protein sequence MAPVDTGVMTTPLHITLITETFPPEINGVANTLGRLYDGLLARGHQVELIRPRQVDDQRQASDEQLLLCRGWPLPGYPGLQWGQASMHKLLRRWKRHRPDVLYIATEGPLGLSALRAARRLGISVVSGFHTNFQQYTQQYGLGLLSRVLTHYLRWFHNRSSLTLVPSLSQRLELERRHFERVALLSRGVDSQLFHPVKRSSSLRQAWGLDDDDIAVLHVGRLAPEKNLGLLKRSFDTLCSAFPGRRMELVVVGDGPQRSELEQELPEAIFCGSQRGEALASHYASGDVFVFPSLTETFGNVVLEALASGLGVVAYDQAAAAQHIRHGYNGVLAMPGDEEAFCEGARWLLEEREALRCVRLNARQHASRQGWAAVIEQFEAQLRGVCVGESVIPAAPTVR encoded by the coding sequence ATGGCCCCGGTCGACACTGGGGTCATGACCACACCTCTGCACATTACCCTGATCACCGAAACCTTCCCGCCGGAAATCAATGGCGTGGCCAATACCCTGGGCCGCCTGTACGACGGCCTGCTCGCCCGCGGGCATCAAGTCGAGCTGATACGACCGCGCCAGGTCGACGACCAACGCCAGGCCAGTGACGAGCAGTTGCTGCTGTGCCGGGGCTGGCCGCTGCCGGGCTATCCGGGTTTGCAGTGGGGCCAGGCGTCGATGCACAAACTGCTCAGACGCTGGAAACGCCATCGTCCGGACGTGCTGTACATCGCCACGGAAGGCCCCCTGGGTCTGTCGGCCCTGCGCGCAGCCCGACGCCTGGGTATCTCGGTGGTCAGCGGCTTCCACACCAACTTCCAGCAATACACCCAGCAGTACGGCCTTGGGCTGTTGAGTCGCGTACTCACCCATTACCTGCGCTGGTTCCACAACCGCTCCAGCCTGACCCTGGTGCCCAGCCTCAGCCAGCGCCTGGAACTGGAGCGACGACATTTCGAGCGCGTGGCGTTGTTGTCCCGCGGCGTGGACAGTCAACTGTTTCACCCGGTCAAGCGCTCGTCGAGCCTGCGCCAAGCGTGGGGCCTGGACGACGATGACATCGCCGTGCTCCATGTCGGACGCTTGGCACCGGAAAAAAACCTGGGGCTGCTCAAGCGCAGTTTCGACACGCTGTGCAGCGCTTTCCCGGGGCGACGGATGGAGCTGGTGGTGGTCGGCGACGGCCCGCAGCGGTCCGAGCTGGAACAGGAATTGCCCGAGGCGATCTTTTGCGGCTCGCAACGCGGCGAGGCGCTGGCCAGCCACTATGCGTCCGGGGATGTGTTTGTCTTTCCGAGCCTGACCGAAACCTTCGGCAACGTGGTGCTGGAGGCGCTGGCGTCCGGGCTGGGCGTGGTGGCCTATGACCAGGCCGCCGCCGCGCAGCACATTCGCCATGGGTACAACGGTGTGCTGGCAATGCCGGGGGATGAAGAAGCGTTCTGTGAGGGGGCCCGTTGGCTGCTGGAAGAGCGCGAGGCCTTGCGTTGCGTGAGGCTCAATGCGCGCCAACATGCCAGTCGCCAAGGTTGGGCGGCGGTGATCGAGCAATTCGAGGCGCAGTTGCGTGGGGTTTGTGTCGGCGAATCAGTGATACCCGCTGCGCCGACAGTGCGCTGA
- the folM gene encoding dihydromonapterin reductase, which translates to MSSATAPILITGAAQRVGLHCARRLLEDGQPVIATYRTERPGVQTLRDLGAVMLFADFSSEAGILAFIEQLKQHTDRLRAIVHNASAWLAEGPGCEAAAFKAMFGVHMLAPYLINLHGAELLRRSTPADIVHISDDVTRKGSARHIAYCATKAGLESLTLSFAAKFAPAIKVNGIAPALLLFNPEDDAAYRAKALAKSALGIEPGSEVIYQSLRYLLDNPYVTGTTLTVNGGRHVK; encoded by the coding sequence ATGTCCAGCGCCACCGCTCCGATCCTGATCACTGGCGCAGCCCAGCGCGTCGGCCTGCATTGTGCCCGGCGATTGCTGGAAGACGGGCAACCGGTGATCGCGACCTACCGGACCGAACGTCCAGGCGTGCAAACGTTGCGGGACCTGGGCGCGGTCATGCTGTTTGCCGACTTCTCCAGCGAAGCGGGGATCCTGGCCTTTATCGAGCAACTCAAGCAGCACACCGACCGGCTGCGGGCCATCGTACACAACGCCTCGGCCTGGCTGGCCGAGGGCCCGGGCTGCGAAGCCGCGGCCTTCAAGGCCATGTTCGGCGTGCACATGCTGGCGCCTTACCTGATCAACCTGCACGGCGCCGAGCTACTGCGGCGTTCAACCCCGGCGGATATCGTGCACATCAGCGATGATGTGACCCGCAAGGGCAGCGCCCGGCATATCGCCTATTGCGCCACCAAGGCCGGCCTGGAAAGCTTGACCCTGTCGTTCGCGGCCAAGTTCGCCCCGGCGATCAAGGTCAACGGCATCGCCCCGGCCCTGCTACTGTTCAACCCCGAAGACGACGCGGCTTACCGCGCCAAGGCCCTGGCCAAGTCCGCACTGGGCATCGAACCCGGCAGCGAAGTGATCTACCAGAGCCTGCGTTATCTGCTGGACAACCCTTATGTCACCGGCACGACCCTGACCGTCAACGGCGGGCGGCACGTCAAATAG
- a CDS encoding DUF1244 domain-containing protein translates to MNDQQRLELEAAAFRRLVAHLDSRKDVQNIDLMNLAGFCRNCLSKWYKAAADERQIEVSLDDAREVVYGMPYAEWKAQYQKEASAEQQAAFAKGKPDA, encoded by the coding sequence ATGAACGACCAACAACGCCTCGAACTCGAAGCCGCCGCTTTCCGTCGGCTGGTTGCCCACCTGGACAGCCGCAAGGATGTGCAGAACATCGACCTGATGAACCTCGCCGGCTTCTGCCGCAACTGCCTGTCCAAGTGGTACAAGGCCGCCGCCGATGAACGCCAGATCGAGGTCAGCCTCGATGACGCCCGCGAAGTGGTCTACGGCATGCCGTACGCCGAGTGGAAAGCCCAATACCAGAAAGAAGCCAGCGCCGAACAACAAGCGGCGTTCGCCAAAGGAAAACCCGATGCCTGA
- the folE gene encoding GTP cyclohydrolase I FolE, translating into MTLSLPQNYREILIGLGENPEREGLLDTPVRAAKAMQYLCHGYEQSVEQIVNGALFTSDSDEMVIVADIELYSLCEHHLLPFIGKAHVAYIPTGKVLGLSKIARLVDMFARRLQIQENLTRQIADAVQQVTQAAGVAVVIEAQHMCMMMRGVEKQNSTMNTSVMLGVFRDSSTTRQEFLQLIRRSK; encoded by the coding sequence ATGACGCTATCCCTGCCCCAGAACTACCGCGAGATCCTCATCGGCCTGGGGGAAAACCCCGAACGCGAGGGTCTGCTCGATACCCCGGTCCGTGCCGCCAAGGCCATGCAGTACCTCTGCCATGGTTATGAACAAAGCGTCGAGCAGATCGTCAACGGCGCGCTGTTCACCTCTGACAGCGATGAAATGGTGATCGTCGCCGACATCGAACTCTATTCACTCTGCGAACATCACCTGTTGCCCTTCATCGGCAAGGCCCATGTGGCTTATATTCCTACGGGCAAGGTCCTGGGGCTGTCGAAGATCGCCCGATTGGTGGACATGTTCGCCCGCCGCCTGCAAATCCAGGAGAACCTGACCCGGCAAATCGCCGACGCGGTGCAGCAGGTCACCCAGGCCGCCGGCGTGGCGGTGGTGATCGAAGCCCAGCACATGTGCATGATGATGCGCGGTGTCGAAAAACAGAACTCGACCATGAACACCTCGGTGATGCTCGGCGTCTTTCGCGATTCCAGCACCACGCGCCAGGAGTTCCTGCAATTGATTCGACGGAGCAAGTAA
- a CDS encoding NADH:flavin oxidoreductase encodes MPVKALFKPFHLGTLELPTRVVMAPMTRSFSPGGVPNSKVIEYYRRRAAAGVGLIITEGTTVGHKASNGYPNVPHFYGDAALAGWKKVVDAVHAEGGKIVPQLWHVGSVRRIGTEPDASVPGYGPSEKLKDGQVVVHGMTQADIDEVIAAFAQAAKDAQSIGMDGVEIHGAHGYLVDQFFWEGSNQRTDGYGGSLANRSRFAIELIRAVRAAVGEGFPIIFRFSQWKQQDYTARLVQTPEALGEFLKPLSEAGVDIFHCSTRRFWEPEFEGSELNLAGWTRKLTGKPTITVGSVGLDGEFLQFMVNTDKVAQPASLEKLLERLNNEEFDLVAVGRALLVDPDWAQKVREGREQEILPFSREALMTLV; translated from the coding sequence ATGCCTGTAAAAGCCCTGTTCAAACCCTTCCACCTCGGCACGCTCGAGCTGCCGACCCGCGTGGTGATGGCGCCGATGACCCGTTCCTTTTCGCCGGGCGGCGTGCCGAACAGCAAGGTGATCGAGTATTACCGTCGTCGTGCGGCGGCCGGGGTTGGCCTGATCATCACCGAGGGCACGACGGTGGGGCACAAGGCTTCCAACGGCTACCCGAACGTGCCGCATTTCTATGGTGACGCCGCGTTGGCCGGCTGGAAAAAAGTGGTTGATGCGGTACACGCCGAAGGCGGCAAGATCGTTCCACAGCTGTGGCATGTGGGCAGTGTGCGACGCATCGGCACCGAGCCGGACGCCAGCGTGCCGGGCTATGGCCCGAGCGAAAAGCTCAAGGACGGCCAGGTGGTGGTCCACGGCATGACCCAGGCGGACATTGACGAGGTTATCGCCGCGTTCGCCCAGGCGGCAAAAGACGCTCAAAGCATCGGCATGGACGGGGTGGAAATCCACGGCGCCCACGGCTACCTGGTGGACCAGTTCTTCTGGGAAGGCAGCAACCAGCGCACCGACGGTTACGGCGGCAGCCTGGCCAACCGTTCGCGCTTTGCGATCGAATTGATTCGTGCCGTGCGCGCGGCGGTGGGCGAGGGTTTCCCGATCATTTTCCGCTTCTCCCAATGGAAACAGCAGGACTACACCGCGCGTCTGGTGCAAACCCCTGAAGCCTTGGGCGAATTCCTCAAGCCATTGTCCGAGGCGGGCGTGGATATTTTCCACTGCTCGACACGGCGCTTCTGGGAGCCGGAGTTCGAAGGCTCCGAGCTGAACCTGGCCGGCTGGACCCGCAAGCTCACCGGCAAGCCCACCATTACCGTCGGCAGCGTCGGCCTGGACGGCGAGTTTCTGCAGTTCATGGTCAACACCGACAAAGTCGCGCAACCGGCCAGCCTGGAGAAATTGCTGGAGCGCCTGAATAACGAGGAGTTCGACCTGGTGGCGGTGGGGCGTGCGCTGCTGGTGGATCCGGACTGGGCACAAAAAGTGCGCGAAGGACGGGAGCAGGAGATCCTGCCGTTCAGTCGCGAGGCGTTGATGACCCTGGTTTAA
- the cysZ gene encoding sulfate transporter CysZ codes for MPAPVLSGPQYLREGLKLVLSPGLRLFVLLPLAINLVLFVGLIYLAGHQFSLWVDTLMPSLPDWLSFLSYVLWPLFVVLVVLMVFFTFTMLANVIAAPFNGFLAEKVEVVIRGTDDFPAFSWAELIAMIPRTLGREARKLGYFLPRALGLFVLSFIPVVNLVAAPLWLLFGVWMMAIQYIDYPADNHKLGWNEMLAWLREKRWQSLGFGGSVYLVLLIPVVNILMMPAAVAGATLFWVREQGAETALARQG; via the coding sequence ATGCCCGCCCCCGTCCTGTCCGGCCCGCAATATTTGCGAGAGGGCCTCAAGCTGGTCTTGAGCCCGGGCCTGCGCTTGTTTGTACTCTTGCCCCTGGCGATAAACCTGGTGCTGTTCGTCGGATTGATTTACCTGGCCGGCCACCAGTTCAGCCTGTGGGTCGATACGCTGATGCCGTCGCTACCGGACTGGCTCAGTTTCCTCAGCTATGTCCTCTGGCCCCTGTTCGTGGTGCTCGTCGTGCTGATGGTGTTCTTCACCTTCACCATGCTCGCCAACGTCATCGCCGCCCCGTTCAACGGCTTTCTCGCGGAAAAAGTCGAAGTGGTCATCCGTGGCACCGACGACTTCCCTGCCTTCAGTTGGGCCGAGTTGATTGCCATGATCCCGCGGACCCTCGGGCGGGAAGCGCGCAAGCTTGGCTATTTCCTGCCCCGCGCCCTGGGGTTGTTCGTGCTGTCGTTCATCCCCGTGGTCAACCTGGTGGCGGCACCGCTGTGGCTGCTGTTCGGCGTGTGGATGATGGCGATCCAGTACATCGACTACCCGGCGGACAACCACAAGCTGGGCTGGAACGAAATGCTCGCCTGGCTGCGGGAAAAGCGCTGGCAGAGCCTGGGCTTTGGCGGCAGCGTGTACCTGGTGTTGCTGATCCCGGTGGTGAACATCCTGATGATGCCGGCAGCGGTGGCCGGCGCGACGTTGTTCTGGGTCCGTGAGCAAGGTGCCGAGACCGCGTTGGCCCGCCAGGGCTGA
- the folX gene encoding dihydroneopterin triphosphate 2'-epimerase, translated as MPQLQPAMARIKVKDLRLRTFIGINEDEILNKQDVLINLTILYAAQEAVRDNDIDHALNYRTITKAIIAHVEGNRFALLERLTQELLDLVMTNESVQYAEVEVDKPHALRFAESVSITLAASRATS; from the coding sequence ATGCCACAACTTCAGCCAGCCATGGCACGCATCAAGGTCAAGGACCTGCGCCTGCGCACCTTCATCGGCATCAACGAAGATGAAATCCTCAACAAACAGGATGTGTTGATCAACCTGACCATCCTCTACGCCGCCCAGGAAGCAGTACGCGACAACGACATCGACCACGCGCTGAACTACCGCACCATCACCAAGGCGATCATCGCCCACGTGGAAGGCAACCGCTTCGCCCTGCTCGAACGCCTGACCCAGGAATTGCTCGACCTGGTCATGACCAACGAGTCGGTGCAATACGCCGAAGTCGAAGTCGACAAACCCCACGCCTTGCGATTTGCCGAGTCGGTGTCGATCACGCTTGCGGCAAGTCGGGCTACTTCGTAG
- a CDS encoding 2-aminoadipate transaminase has protein sequence MSSETISQSISIVHPVSLSHGKNAEVWDADGKRYIDFVGGIGVLNLGHCHPRIVEAIREQATRLTHYAFNAAPHTPYIELMERLAAFVPVDYPVSGMLTNSGAEAAENALKIVRGATGRTAVIAFDGAFHGRTLATLNLNGKVAPYKQKVGVLPGPVYHLPYPSKDNGVTREEALRAMERLFSVEIDVNDVACFIVEPVQGEAGFLAMDVLFAQALRQFCDDKGIVLIVDEIQSGFGRTGQRFAFSRLGIEPDLVLLGKSIAGGVPLGAVVGRKALLDNLPKGGLGGTYSGNPIACAAALATLDEMTDANLHAWGSQQEEAIVSRYQSWRNRGLTPYLGRLTGVGAMRGIELTHADGTPASAQLTQLLALARESGLLLMPSGKSRHIVRLLAPLTTEPNVLEEGLDILEACLAKLV, from the coding sequence ATGAGCAGCGAAACCATCAGCCAATCGATCTCCATCGTGCATCCCGTCAGCCTCAGCCACGGCAAGAATGCCGAGGTCTGGGACGCCGACGGTAAACGCTACATCGATTTCGTCGGCGGCATCGGTGTGTTGAACCTCGGCCATTGCCATCCGCGCATCGTCGAGGCGATCCGTGAACAGGCCACCCGGTTGACCCATTACGCATTCAATGCCGCCCCCCATACGCCGTACATTGAATTGATGGAACGGCTGGCGGCGTTCGTCCCGGTGGATTATCCGGTCAGCGGTATGCTCACCAACAGCGGCGCCGAGGCAGCAGAGAACGCCTTGAAGATCGTACGCGGCGCCACGGGCCGTACCGCCGTGATTGCGTTTGATGGCGCCTTTCACGGCCGCACCCTGGCGACCCTCAACCTCAACGGCAAGGTCGCGCCTTACAAGCAGAAAGTCGGCGTACTGCCCGGGCCGGTGTATCACCTGCCGTACCCCAGCAAGGACAACGGCGTCACTCGCGAAGAAGCCTTGAGGGCCATGGAGCGGCTGTTCAGCGTCGAAATCGACGTGAATGACGTGGCCTGTTTCATTGTCGAACCGGTGCAGGGCGAAGCCGGCTTCCTGGCGATGGATGTGCTCTTCGCCCAGGCCCTGCGGCAGTTCTGCGACGACAAGGGCATTGTACTGATCGTCGATGAGATCCAGTCCGGCTTCGGCCGCACCGGCCAGCGCTTTGCCTTCTCACGGCTCGGCATCGAGCCTGACTTGGTCCTGCTCGGTAAAAGCATTGCCGGCGGCGTGCCCTTGGGCGCGGTGGTGGGACGCAAGGCGCTGCTGGACAACCTGCCCAAGGGCGGCTTGGGCGGCACCTACTCGGGCAACCCCATCGCCTGCGCCGCCGCCCTGGCGACCCTGGATGAAATGACCGACGCCAACCTGCATGCCTGGGGCTCGCAACAGGAGGAGGCGATCGTCAGCCGCTACCAATCCTGGCGCAACCGTGGGCTGACGCCCTACCTGGGCCGCCTGACCGGCGTCGGCGCGATGCGCGGCATCGAGCTGACCCACGCCGACGGCACCCCGGCTTCGGCACAATTGACGCAACTGCTGGCCCTGGCGCGGGAATCGGGCTTGTTGCTGATGCCCAGTGGCAAGTCGCGACACATCGTGCGGCTGCTGGCGCCATTGACGACCGAGCCGAACGTGTTGGAGGAAGGCTTGGATATTCTGGAGGCGTGCCTGGCGAAGCTGGTCTAG